The Micromonospora sediminicola genome contains a region encoding:
- a CDS encoding nuclear transport factor 2 family protein: MDLHAAERQLQAAQRGGDVESLDALLHPRVVAAGPDGSIFSKEDDLESYRSGALRITNLVEESLDVQEDGETGVTRTVAVVDAVQGGAVVSARLLYTRLWVREDGNWRVLAATLAPVR, from the coding sequence ATGGATCTCCATGCTGCGGAACGGCAGCTGCAAGCCGCTCAGCGCGGCGGCGATGTCGAGTCCCTCGACGCGCTTCTGCACCCCCGGGTCGTGGCTGCGGGACCGGACGGGTCGATCTTCTCGAAGGAAGATGACCTGGAGAGCTATCGCTCGGGGGCCCTGCGCATCACCAACCTGGTGGAGGAGTCGCTCGACGTCCAGGAAGACGGTGAGACCGGGGTGACCCGCACGGTCGCTGTGGTCGATGCGGTGCAGGGCGGCGCCGTGGTGTCCGCGCGCTTGCTCTACACCCGGCTGTGGGTGCGTGAGGACGGCAACTGGCGGGTGCTGGCCGCCACCCTCGCCCCGGTCCGGTGA
- a CDS encoding FUSC family protein, which yields MRTWGRDAVARLRGDGMTVIELTSAAVVAWIVAAVVIRHPDPFFAPTAALVVLGESRGRRLRQTVEILLAVAAAVLAAELLVYALGPGTGTVLLVLVLTTTTLVVIGARRALVVQASVSAMYLVVVAAPSGTLMPFRFVDALIGGAVALAASQVMAARDPLEPLVAQARRSYTDLADLLDQVNAALRSCDEEAARDALDQARQVDDCVAHLQSAVLATGETLRLGLRRRHLGKLADVEATLRQLDYAARNIRVLARAGVTLTRRHTATPPELAAAIGALTAAVRSAGEALARDLSGADADRHAQQADAAALEAVRIAARLLRTDPPLPVTMIVGQIRATAIDLLRGVGHDDTTVLDRVDEALGLSRA from the coding sequence GTGCGGACGTGGGGGCGCGACGCCGTCGCGCGGTTGCGGGGCGACGGGATGACCGTGATCGAGCTGACCAGCGCCGCGGTGGTCGCCTGGATCGTGGCGGCGGTGGTGATCCGTCACCCGGACCCGTTCTTCGCCCCGACCGCCGCGCTCGTCGTGCTCGGCGAGTCCCGCGGGCGACGGCTGCGGCAGACCGTCGAGATCCTGCTCGCCGTGGCCGCCGCCGTACTCGCCGCGGAGCTGCTGGTGTACGCGCTGGGCCCGGGCACCGGCACGGTCCTGCTGGTGCTGGTGCTGACCACCACGACGCTCGTGGTGATCGGGGCCCGACGTGCCCTGGTCGTGCAGGCCAGCGTCTCGGCCATGTACCTGGTCGTGGTCGCCGCGCCCAGCGGGACGCTGATGCCGTTCCGCTTCGTCGACGCGCTCATCGGCGGCGCGGTGGCGCTGGCCGCCAGCCAGGTGATGGCCGCCCGTGACCCGCTGGAGCCGCTGGTGGCGCAGGCCCGGCGCAGCTACACCGACCTGGCCGACCTGCTCGACCAGGTGAACGCGGCGCTGCGGAGCTGCGACGAGGAAGCCGCCCGGGACGCGCTGGACCAGGCCCGGCAGGTGGACGACTGCGTCGCCCACCTGCAGTCCGCCGTGCTCGCCACCGGTGAGACGCTGCGGCTGGGACTGCGCCGCCGGCACCTGGGCAAGCTCGCCGACGTGGAGGCGACGCTGCGGCAGCTCGACTACGCCGCCCGCAACATCCGGGTGCTGGCGCGGGCCGGCGTGACCCTGACCCGCCGGCACACCGCCACGCCGCCGGAGCTGGCCGCCGCGATCGGCGCGCTGACCGCCGCCGTACGGTCGGCCGGGGAGGCCCTGGCCCGCGACCTCAGCGGCGCCGACGCGGACCGGCACGCGCAGCAGGCCGACGCGGCGGCCCTGGAGGCGGTCCGGATCGCCGCGCGCCTGCTGCGGACCGACCCGCCGCTGCCGGTCACCATGATCGTCGGGCAGATCCGGGCGACCGCGATCGACCTGCTGCGCGGCGTCGGCCACGACGACACGACGGTGCTGGACCGGGTGGACGAGGCGCTCGGTCTGAGCCGGGCGTGA
- a CDS encoding ABC transporter permease subunit gives MTWLIWRQHRTEVCVLGLLVGVFGIALLVLGTQAHDLFPGGAARCAGQAGGTDACAASFRRLDEEYGYVENLLAAFYLVPVVIGAFLGAPLLARELEDGTWQLAWTQAVPRMLWLAAKLAALAGVTVALTGMFTAVLTWFRQPFDAWEGRFQYDAFDLEGLVPVAYALFAFGVATAAGAILRRSLPAFGVALGAFLAARMSVALLARPAYATPLTSMQPVPVGGSPDQAGHLPSFADWTIDHGYADATGRRLSGTEYAELEAAADRAGTNLNQFLHARGIQQFGVYHPADRFWTFQLIEAALFVAVAAVLIGVVVWRVRRRMV, from the coding sequence GTGACGTGGTTGATCTGGCGCCAGCACCGGACCGAGGTCTGCGTCCTGGGTCTGCTCGTCGGCGTGTTCGGCATCGCCCTGCTCGTGCTCGGCACCCAGGCCCACGACCTGTTCCCCGGCGGTGCCGCCCGGTGTGCGGGACAGGCCGGTGGCACCGACGCCTGCGCGGCCTCCTTCCGCCGACTCGACGAGGAGTACGGCTACGTCGAGAACCTCCTGGCGGCGTTCTACCTGGTCCCCGTCGTCATCGGCGCGTTCCTCGGTGCGCCGCTGCTCGCGCGCGAGCTGGAGGACGGCACCTGGCAGCTCGCCTGGACGCAGGCCGTGCCGCGGATGCTCTGGCTGGCGGCCAAGCTCGCGGCACTGGCCGGCGTCACCGTCGCGCTCACCGGGATGTTCACCGCGGTGCTCACCTGGTTCCGTCAGCCGTTCGACGCGTGGGAAGGGCGGTTCCAGTACGACGCCTTCGACCTGGAGGGACTCGTCCCGGTGGCGTACGCGCTGTTCGCGTTCGGCGTCGCCACCGCCGCCGGGGCGATCCTGCGGCGCAGCCTGCCCGCGTTCGGCGTCGCGCTCGGAGCGTTCCTCGCCGCCCGGATGTCGGTGGCGCTGCTGGCCCGTCCCGCGTACGCCACACCGCTGACCAGCATGCAGCCGGTCCCCGTCGGCGGTTCACCGGACCAGGCGGGGCACCTGCCGAGCTTCGCCGACTGGACGATCGACCACGGCTACGCGGACGCGACCGGGCGCAGGCTGAGCGGCACCGAGTACGCCGAGCTGGAGGCGGCCGCCGACCGGGCCGGCACCAACCTCAACCAGTTCCTGCACGCGCGGGGCATCCAGCAGTTCGGGGTCTACCACCCGGCCGACCGGTTCTGGACGTTCCAGCTCATCGAGGCGGCCCTGTTTGTCGCCGTCGCCGCGGTCCTGATCGGGGTGGTGGTGTGGCGGGTGCGGCGCCGCATGGTCTAG
- a CDS encoding ABC transporter ATP-binding protein: MTATEFALRTDGVGKRYRKGWALRDCTLDLPAGGVIALVGPNGAGKTTLLRLVVGLLAPSTGTVEVLGHDVTASTPQTLSRVGFLAQDHPLYRRFTVAELLRFGRACNLRFDQGLAERRLAKLGIPLDRRAGTLSGGQQAQVALALALAKRPDLLVLDEPVASLDPLARHEFLQVLMGAVAEGGVTVLFSSHVVHELERVCDHLVVLNQGRVTLTGDIDTLLAEHRLLVGPRTATDPDRAGAVVEAVHSDRHTTLLVRDGGLPTAPGWQARPVALEDLVLAYLRRPSGPSAAVTSEVAA, translated from the coding sequence GTGACGGCGACCGAGTTCGCGCTGCGCACCGACGGCGTGGGCAAGCGGTACCGGAAGGGCTGGGCGCTGCGCGACTGCACCCTGGACCTGCCGGCGGGTGGCGTGATCGCCCTGGTCGGGCCGAACGGCGCGGGCAAGACCACGCTGCTGCGCCTGGTCGTCGGGCTGCTGGCGCCGAGCACCGGCACGGTGGAGGTCCTCGGCCACGACGTCACCGCCAGCACCCCGCAGACGCTGTCCCGGGTCGGGTTCCTGGCCCAGGACCACCCGCTGTACAGGCGCTTCACCGTCGCCGAGCTGCTCCGCTTCGGCCGGGCCTGCAACCTGCGGTTCGACCAGGGGCTGGCCGAGCGCCGGCTGGCGAAGCTGGGCATCCCGCTCGACCGCCGGGCCGGCACGCTCTCCGGTGGGCAGCAGGCCCAGGTCGCGTTGGCCCTGGCCCTGGCGAAGCGGCCGGACCTGCTCGTCCTCGACGAGCCGGTGGCCAGCCTCGACCCGCTGGCCCGGCACGAGTTCCTCCAGGTCCTCATGGGCGCGGTGGCCGAAGGCGGGGTGACCGTCCTGTTCTCCTCCCACGTCGTGCACGAGCTGGAGCGCGTCTGCGACCACCTGGTGGTGCTCAACCAGGGTCGGGTCACGCTCACCGGTGACATCGACACCCTCCTCGCCGAGCACCGGCTGCTCGTCGGCCCCCGCACGGCCACCGACCCCGACCGGGCCGGCGCCGTCGTGGAGGCCGTCCACAGCGACCGGCACACGACCCTGCTGGTACGCGACGGCGGGCTCCCGACCGCGCCCGGGTGGCAGGCCCGACCGGTCGCGCTGGAGGACCTGGTGCTGGCGTACCTGCGCCGGCCGTCCGGGCCGAGCGCCGCGGTCACGTCGGAGGTGGCGGCGTGA
- a CDS encoding GntR family transcriptional regulator, which translates to MFVFRLDTHSGVPPYLQLVQQVRQAVLLGFLQPGDRLPLIREVVEDLAINPNTVAKAYRQMEQENLVTGRPGQGTFVNEQQSAAMPASTYTSLRRGLAAWLRRAYAAGLDEQAVNAIFTSVHQQTRNEDVA; encoded by the coding sequence GTGTTCGTCTTCCGGCTCGACACCCACTCCGGCGTGCCGCCGTACCTGCAACTCGTCCAGCAGGTCCGCCAGGCGGTGCTGCTGGGCTTCCTCCAACCCGGTGACCGCCTCCCGCTCATCCGCGAGGTGGTCGAGGACCTGGCGATCAATCCGAACACCGTCGCCAAGGCCTACCGGCAGATGGAGCAGGAGAACCTGGTCACCGGCCGGCCCGGCCAGGGCACGTTCGTCAACGAGCAGCAGTCCGCCGCGATGCCCGCGTCGACGTACACGTCGTTGCGCCGTGGCCTGGCGGCCTGGCTGCGCCGCGCCTACGCCGCCGGCCTCGACGAACAGGCGGTCAACGCGATCTTCACCTCCGTCCACCAGCAGACCAGGAATGAGGACGTGGCGTGA
- a CDS encoding NYN domain-containing protein encodes MPGTTAPVTYLIVDGENIDATLGNSVLERRPAPAERPRWERLRDFARDTWQQPVKALFFLNASGGGLPMPFVRALLSLDYRPVPLAGSADQKVVDIGIQRTLEAIARRPGNVMLASHDGDFLPQIDDLLRGDHQVAVVGFKEFLNAGFADLPGLQVFDIEEDAGCFTNVLPRVRIIDLDSFDPERFL; translated from the coding sequence ATGCCCGGCACCACCGCACCCGTCACGTACCTCATCGTGGACGGGGAGAACATCGATGCCACTCTCGGCAACAGTGTTCTGGAGCGCCGGCCGGCCCCGGCGGAGCGACCCCGGTGGGAGCGTCTGCGGGACTTCGCGCGGGACACGTGGCAGCAACCGGTGAAGGCGCTGTTCTTCCTCAACGCCTCGGGCGGCGGTCTGCCGATGCCCTTCGTCCGGGCCCTCCTGAGCCTGGACTACCGGCCCGTTCCGCTCGCGGGATCCGCGGATCAGAAGGTGGTGGACATCGGCATCCAGCGGACGTTGGAGGCTATCGCCCGGCGCCCGGGCAACGTGATGCTCGCCAGCCACGACGGCGACTTCCTGCCGCAGATCGACGATCTCCTACGAGGTGATCACCAGGTCGCGGTCGTCGGGTTCAAGGAGTTCCTCAACGCCGGCTTCGCCGACCTGCCGGGCCTGCAGGTGTTCGACATCGAGGAGGACGCGGGCTGCTTCACCAACGTCCTTCCCCGGGTTCGCATTATCGACCTGGACAGCTTCGACCCGGAGCGCTTCCTGTAG
- a CDS encoding TraR/DksA family transcriptional regulator, giving the protein MVRDELLRLRARAEAEAATLAQDLQALFLASRDSNADDEHDPEGATIGFERAQLTALLAGARKRIADVDDALRRVDAATYGVCERCGQPIGEERLAARPFARFCIKCA; this is encoded by the coding sequence ATGGTCCGGGATGAACTGCTGCGGCTGCGCGCCAGGGCGGAGGCCGAGGCGGCGACGCTGGCCCAGGACCTGCAGGCGCTGTTCCTGGCGTCGCGGGATTCGAATGCCGACGACGAGCACGACCCGGAGGGCGCCACCATCGGCTTCGAACGCGCCCAGTTGACCGCGCTGCTGGCCGGGGCGCGGAAGCGGATCGCCGACGTCGACGACGCGCTGCGTCGGGTGGACGCGGCGACCTACGGCGTCTGCGAACGATGCGGGCAGCCGATCGGCGAGGAACGGCTCGCCGCCCGGCCGTTCGCCCGCTTCTGCATCAAATGCGCGTAA
- a CDS encoding helix-turn-helix transcriptional regulator, giving the protein MARPTARVLALLEILQAGGGFTVADLAGRLGVDERTVRRYAAHLADLGIPVEARRGRYGGYRLAPGYKLPPLMLTDEEAVAVMLGLVAATRAGLVTTEGAAAESATAKIRRVLPAVLARRIDSLLGTVDFTAPIRKSAPPGIEVLLVLAEAARHQQPVSITYTSWRGRSGERQLDPYGLVFHAGRWYVTGHDHHRGAVRTFRLDRIGTARPTQGRFDIPAGFDPTTQVLAGLAAVPYAHDISVVLHTSLEEARRRIPPSVGALTEVPGGVRLTTRAERLDGAAQMLAGLGWPFTIDRPQELRDEVRALATRLLTDADNVRAGGR; this is encoded by the coding sequence TTGGCCCGGCCCACCGCGCGGGTGCTCGCGTTGCTGGAGATCCTCCAGGCCGGCGGCGGCTTCACCGTCGCTGACCTGGCCGGTCGGCTGGGCGTCGACGAGCGCACGGTCCGCCGCTACGCCGCGCACCTCGCCGACCTCGGCATCCCGGTCGAGGCCCGGCGCGGTCGCTACGGCGGGTACCGGCTCGCGCCCGGATACAAGCTGCCGCCCCTGATGCTCACCGACGAGGAGGCGGTCGCCGTCATGCTCGGGCTCGTCGCCGCCACCCGGGCGGGGCTGGTCACCACCGAGGGCGCGGCCGCCGAGAGCGCGACCGCGAAGATCCGCCGGGTGCTGCCGGCCGTCCTCGCCCGGCGGATCGATTCGCTGCTGGGCACCGTGGACTTCACCGCACCGATCCGCAAGTCCGCCCCGCCCGGCATCGAGGTGCTGCTGGTGCTCGCCGAAGCGGCCCGACACCAGCAACCGGTGAGCATCACCTACACCAGCTGGCGCGGCCGGTCCGGCGAGCGGCAGCTCGACCCGTACGGGCTGGTCTTCCACGCCGGCCGGTGGTACGTCACCGGTCACGACCACCACCGCGGGGCCGTGCGGACGTTCCGGCTCGACCGGATCGGGACGGCCCGCCCCACCCAGGGCAGGTTCGACATCCCGGCCGGCTTCGATCCCACCACCCAGGTACTCGCCGGTCTGGCGGCCGTGCCGTACGCACACGACATCTCCGTGGTCCTGCACACCAGCCTGGAGGAGGCGCGGCGACGGATCCCGCCGTCGGTCGGCGCGCTGACCGAGGTGCCCGGCGGAGTGCGCCTCACCACCCGGGCCGAACGGCTCGACGGGGCAGCACAGATGCTCGCCGGGCTCGGCTGGCCGTTCACGATCGACCGGCCGCAGGAACTCAGGGACGAGGTACGCGCCCTGGCCACCCGACTGCTCACCGACGCCGACAATGTGCGGGCCGGGGGCCGTTAG
- a CDS encoding alpha/beta fold hydrolase, with product MTTFVLVPGFWLGAWAWRPVAAALRGQGHEVYPLSLTGLGERAHLARPDTDLDVHVTDVVNLLRYEDLHDVVLVGHSYAGAVVTTAAADRMTDRIAQLVFVDTGPLPDGATNDDFNPPQERDRNAALVAEHGDGWRLPPPPWAELAAAADVDDSVVALLDERSVAQPWATATTPVRLTGAWEKLPRLGVLSSFTAEQARGMAATVPLCRHMAGDSWRYEELPTWHWPMLSRPAELAQILHDARPTA from the coding sequence ATGACGACATTCGTACTGGTTCCCGGGTTCTGGCTCGGCGCGTGGGCATGGCGCCCGGTCGCCGCCGCCCTGCGTGGGCAGGGCCACGAGGTGTATCCGCTGAGCCTGACCGGCCTGGGCGAGCGCGCCCACCTGGCCCGCCCGGACACCGACCTCGACGTCCACGTCACCGACGTGGTCAACCTGCTGCGATACGAGGACCTGCACGACGTGGTCCTCGTCGGGCACAGCTACGCCGGCGCGGTCGTGACGACCGCCGCCGCCGACCGCATGACCGACCGCATCGCCCAACTGGTCTTCGTCGACACCGGCCCGCTACCCGACGGGGCGACGAACGACGACTTCAACCCACCTCAGGAGCGTGACCGCAACGCGGCGCTGGTCGCCGAGCACGGCGACGGCTGGCGGCTGCCACCCCCGCCGTGGGCCGAACTGGCGGCGGCAGCAGATGTCGACGACTCGGTCGTCGCGCTGCTCGACGAGCGGTCGGTGGCCCAACCGTGGGCGACCGCCACCACCCCGGTGCGGCTCACCGGGGCGTGGGAGAAGCTGCCCCGCCTCGGCGTGCTGTCGAGCTTCACCGCCGAGCAGGCACGCGGGATGGCCGCCACCGTGCCGCTGTGCCGGCACATGGCCGGCGACTCGTGGCGCTACGAGGAACTGCCGACGTGGCACTGGCCGATGCTCAGCCGACCGGCCGAGCTGGCCCAGATCCTGCACGACGCCAGGCCGACGGCATAG
- a CDS encoding aldo/keto reductase has product MNHYYLLGRSGLRVSRLALGTMNFGVGGFHAAYGRTEEEAEPIFRRYLEAGGNLIDTADFYTAGESEKILGRLIDRAGVRERLVLTSKATNTVDPSDPNASGNGRKHLMRAVEASLRRLGTDYIDLYLLHTWDRITPVEEVVHTLDDLVRSGKIRYAGLSDVPAWYAARAQSYAEAHGLAPMINVQLPYSLVSRGIEAEFVSMSQTLGMGLTAWSPIGGGLLSGKYRRTDEGVSGTGRLTNPDAAGRAISPSDWRVIDALESVAADLGRSMAQVAINWVATQPGVASVIIGASSPEQLASNVGALDFEIPADARRRLDEASAPDLGMPYGMFTAQYQSWVVSPGLGIGDKPAGYAPPVFNGATHPTK; this is encoded by the coding sequence ATGAACCACTACTACCTGCTCGGGCGGTCCGGCCTGCGGGTGAGTCGGCTGGCGTTGGGCACCATGAACTTCGGCGTCGGCGGGTTCCACGCCGCCTACGGCCGGACCGAGGAGGAGGCGGAGCCGATCTTCCGCCGGTATCTCGAGGCGGGCGGGAATCTCATCGACACGGCGGACTTCTACACCGCCGGGGAGAGCGAGAAGATCCTCGGCCGCCTGATCGACCGGGCCGGCGTCCGCGAACGGCTCGTGCTCACCAGCAAGGCCACCAACACCGTCGACCCGAGCGACCCCAACGCCAGTGGAAACGGGCGCAAGCACCTCATGCGGGCGGTGGAGGCGTCACTGCGCCGGCTCGGCACCGACTACATCGACCTGTACCTGCTGCACACCTGGGACCGCATCACCCCGGTCGAGGAGGTCGTGCACACCCTCGACGACCTGGTGCGCTCCGGCAAGATCCGGTACGCCGGGCTTTCCGACGTGCCGGCCTGGTACGCGGCCCGGGCGCAGAGCTACGCCGAGGCGCACGGCCTCGCCCCGATGATCAACGTACAGCTTCCGTACTCCCTGGTCAGCCGGGGCATCGAGGCGGAGTTCGTGTCGATGTCGCAGACCCTGGGCATGGGGCTCACCGCATGGAGCCCGATCGGTGGCGGCCTGCTCAGCGGGAAGTACCGACGGACCGACGAGGGCGTGAGCGGGACGGGCCGGTTGACCAACCCCGACGCCGCGGGCCGGGCGATCAGCCCCAGCGACTGGCGGGTCATCGACGCCCTGGAGAGCGTGGCGGCCGACCTGGGCCGCAGCATGGCGCAGGTGGCGATCAACTGGGTGGCCACCCAGCCCGGCGTCGCCTCGGTGATCATCGGGGCGAGCAGCCCCGAACAGCTCGCCAGCAATGTCGGCGCGCTCGACTTCGAGATTCCGGCCGACGCCCGCCGTCGGCTCGACGAGGCCAGCGCCCCGGACCTGGGGATGCCGTACGGCATGTTCACCGCTCAGTACCAGTCCTGGGTGGTGAGCCCCGGCCTCGGTATCGGCGACAAGCCCGCCGGCTACGCCCCGCCGGTGTTCAACGGCGCCACCCACCCCACCAAGTAG
- a CDS encoding TetR/AcrR family transcriptional regulator, translating into MTRALTRKGEATRARIVAGAAAEIRERGVDEVRLEDVMAHTGTSKGQLFHYFPDGKEELLLAVAQHEADQVLTDQEPMLSNLTSWPAWLAWRDRLIERYQAQGVKCPLNGLLGQTGRRAPGAQAIVTGLMWRWQKAITDGIRHMQSTGDISPDLDAERSAAALLAGIQGGVLLLLNTGKTDHLEAALDLSIERLRAGAPTN; encoded by the coding sequence ATGACACGGGCGTTGACCCGCAAGGGCGAGGCGACCCGGGCCCGCATCGTCGCCGGCGCGGCCGCCGAGATCCGGGAGCGCGGCGTCGACGAGGTACGCCTCGAAGACGTGATGGCCCACACCGGCACCAGCAAGGGGCAGCTCTTCCACTACTTCCCGGACGGGAAGGAGGAGCTGCTGCTCGCGGTGGCGCAGCACGAGGCCGACCAGGTCCTCACCGACCAGGAGCCGATGCTGAGCAACCTGACGAGCTGGCCGGCCTGGCTCGCCTGGCGTGACCGGCTCATCGAGCGGTACCAGGCGCAGGGGGTGAAGTGCCCCCTCAACGGCCTGCTCGGCCAGACCGGCCGGCGGGCGCCCGGCGCGCAGGCGATCGTGACCGGGCTCATGTGGCGCTGGCAGAAGGCGATCACCGACGGCATCCGGCACATGCAGTCGACCGGCGACATCTCCCCGGACCTCGACGCCGAACGGTCCGCCGCAGCGTTGCTCGCCGGCATCCAGGGCGGTGTACTGCTGCTGCTCAACACCGGGAAGACCGACCACCTCGAAGCCGCGCTCGACCTCTCCATCGAACGCCTACGCGCCGGCGCACCCACCAATTGA
- a CDS encoding helix-turn-helix domain-containing protein codes for MFADRLGKSKSWVDKVERGVRSLDKLSTLQEIARVLRIDTAALVGQDAAPVQATGRGDGVERIRAALSRYEIPLGRPAGGPVVAVDRMLRDVGYAWTTFQYARYPQVIDLAPTLLVTAQRTHAEAPEAGRASLVEAYRVTAALLVKLGDAELAWLAVDRAMLAATGDRELVAAAAVQLGQVLRALGRAREARSVMLTAAYRIAPPVIEYGPPAELSLCGTLLIQASLAAAQDGNESAAGELLDEAAGMAEQAGDGYDHHRTGFGPTAVDLARAAVAVEVGDAHAAIAWHEKATTRSGWRWLPAEHRAAHLLDVARAHLHAGDVGNAARMLTEAERIAPAEVTLRPVARDILAEVARDPRAPTMIAKLAATLGVG; via the coding sequence GTGTTCGCCGACCGGCTTGGCAAGTCGAAGAGCTGGGTCGACAAGGTCGAGCGCGGCGTCCGGTCACTGGACAAGCTGTCCACGCTCCAGGAGATCGCCCGCGTGCTCCGCATCGACACCGCCGCGCTTGTCGGCCAGGACGCCGCCCCGGTCCAGGCAACGGGTCGCGGTGACGGCGTCGAGCGGATCAGGGCGGCGTTGTCCCGCTACGAGATCCCGTTGGGCAGGCCAGCGGGCGGCCCGGTGGTGGCGGTGGATCGGATGCTGCGGGATGTGGGATACGCGTGGACGACGTTTCAGTACGCCCGGTACCCGCAGGTGATCGACCTGGCGCCCACCTTGCTTGTCACCGCGCAGCGCACCCACGCCGAGGCCCCGGAAGCGGGCCGGGCATCGTTGGTGGAGGCGTATCGGGTCACCGCCGCGCTGCTGGTCAAACTCGGCGACGCTGAGCTGGCGTGGTTGGCCGTGGATCGGGCGATGCTTGCCGCCACCGGCGACCGGGAACTGGTAGCCGCCGCAGCCGTCCAGCTCGGCCAGGTGCTACGCGCGCTCGGTCGGGCGCGGGAGGCGAGGTCGGTGATGCTCACTGCCGCATACCGGATCGCTCCACCCGTAATCGAGTACGGCCCGCCAGCGGAGTTGTCCCTGTGCGGGACGCTGCTCATCCAGGCCAGTCTGGCGGCGGCGCAGGACGGCAACGAGTCCGCCGCCGGCGAACTGCTCGACGAGGCCGCCGGCATGGCGGAACAGGCCGGCGACGGGTACGACCATCACCGCACCGGGTTCGGGCCCACCGCCGTCGACCTGGCCCGCGCCGCCGTAGCTGTCGAGGTCGGCGACGCTCATGCAGCGATTGCCTGGCACGAGAAGGCCACCACGCGCTCCGGCTGGCGGTGGCTACCCGCCGAACACCGCGCCGCGCATCTGCTCGACGTCGCTCGCGCCCACCTGCATGCCGGGGACGTGGGCAACGCGGCTCGCATGCTGACCGAGGCCGAGCGCATCGCACCGGCCGAGGTCACGCTCCGACCTGTCGCTCGGGACATCCTTGCCGAGGTCGCCCGCGACCCGCGCGCTCCGACCATGATCGCCAAGCTCGCCGCCACGCTCGGAGTCGGCTGA
- a CDS encoding helix-turn-helix domain-containing protein yields the protein MVAVMAAPNTALRAVRTGMRMSQDDFARALQAAGHRVGEPNDANKRLVQRWESGAIAAPRPVYARALEVVTGLPISLLGFDAVPGGHVADDEHGGHDLTSPVSDLATPTPTSKPTAVHQSYEGVWLSRYQYYSSGRGDSFAGQHFVVLLQHGDRLTARSLPGSASSSLSLDLTVDGAVVTGTWVEQTDPTGYYRGARYHGAIQLIAEPTGRRMAGKWIGFGKDMDVNTGPWELVFRDASTSKATLDRYNTSAA from the coding sequence ATGGTGGCAGTCATGGCCGCCCCCAACACCGCCCTGCGGGCCGTCCGCACCGGAATGCGCATGAGCCAGGACGACTTCGCTCGCGCTCTCCAGGCCGCCGGCCACCGCGTCGGCGAACCCAACGACGCCAACAAGAGGCTCGTCCAGCGATGGGAGTCCGGCGCAATCGCCGCGCCCCGCCCCGTCTACGCCCGCGCCCTGGAGGTGGTCACCGGGCTACCCATCTCACTGCTCGGCTTCGACGCGGTACCCGGCGGGCATGTCGCCGACGACGAACACGGCGGCCACGATCTGACCTCGCCCGTGTCCGACCTGGCCACACCGACACCGACGTCCAAGCCCACCGCGGTTCACCAGTCATACGAAGGCGTGTGGCTCAGCCGCTACCAGTACTACTCCAGCGGGCGGGGAGACTCCTTCGCCGGACAACACTTCGTGGTGCTGCTCCAGCACGGCGATCGACTCACCGCACGCAGCCTTCCTGGCTCGGCGTCATCGTCTCTCTCGCTGGACCTGACCGTGGACGGTGCCGTCGTCACCGGCACCTGGGTGGAGCAGACCGACCCCACCGGCTACTACCGGGGCGCGCGATATCACGGCGCAATCCAACTCATCGCCGAGCCGACCGGCCGACGGATGGCCGGAAAATGGATCGGCTTCGGCAAGGACATGGACGTGAACACCGGCCCATGGGAACTCGTCTTCCGCGACGCCTCAACGTCCAAGGCGACGCTTGATCGCTACAACACGTCGGCGGCGTAG
- a CDS encoding TIGR02611 family protein: MVTRGSSVTARTRAESPKGAARAAKRRGYEVPVDGRSRGALLERRRGWRGRLHTTLDLIRANPTGRVALKIFIGILGALVVTVGIALIPLPGPGWLLVIAGLGVWAVEFHWARRLLAFTRRHVNSWTRWVTSRSLGVRFVLGAVGLVFVSVVVWLSLKYSLGIDVVARAMHYLATH; the protein is encoded by the coding sequence ATGGTCACGAGGGGATCCTCGGTGACGGCGCGGACCAGGGCCGAATCGCCGAAAGGTGCGGCCCGAGCAGCCAAAAGGCGGGGGTACGAGGTGCCGGTCGACGGGCGTTCGCGAGGCGCTCTGCTGGAGCGCAGGCGGGGCTGGCGAGGTCGCCTGCACACCACCCTGGACCTGATCCGCGCCAACCCCACCGGCCGCGTCGCCCTCAAGATCTTCATCGGCATCCTCGGCGCCCTCGTGGTCACCGTCGGTATCGCGCTCATCCCGCTGCCCGGCCCCGGCTGGCTGCTGGTCATCGCCGGCCTCGGCGTCTGGGCGGTCGAGTTCCACTGGGCCCGCCGGCTGCTCGCGTTCACCCGCCGACACGTCAACTCCTGGACGCGCTGGGTGACCAGCAGGTCGCTCGGCGTGCGCTTCGTGCTCGGTGCCGTCGGCCTGGTCTTCGTGTCGGTGGTGGTGTGGCTGTCGCTCAAGTACAGCCTCGGCATCGACGTGGTGGCGCGGGCGATGCACTACCTCGCGACGCACTGA